A single window of Solanum dulcamara chromosome 5, daSolDulc1.2, whole genome shotgun sequence DNA harbors:
- the LOC129889026 gene encoding uncharacterized protein LOC129889026 — protein MLLNTRNVLQNPEFTFDFIERRRKYKMAANDLALDLEELHHLQSIAKRPRVLSLISSEIRNLEKLSKDGASLPSSQIPAPVSTAAKVIHNPSLNYVSVSSFSWDQDNDKVKIYLSLEGVDQEKMEAHFKPTSFDAKFHDVHGKNYRFSLPKLNKEIVPEKCKVLVKPTRVVITLAKASKGNWLDLHYKEDKFKPNLDKEKDPMAGIMDLMKNMYEDGDEEMKKTIAKAWTDARSGKATDPLKRYT, from the exons ATGCTACTAAATACTAGGAACGTCCTCCAAAACCCAGAGTTCACATTTGATTTTattgaaagaagaagaaaatacaaAATGGCAGCAAACGATTTAGCTTTGGATTTGGAGGAACTTCACCATCTTCAGAGTATAGCGAAACGGCCTCGTGTGCTTTCTCTCATTTCCTCTGAGATTCGTAACTTGGAGAAG CTGTCAAAAGATGGTGCTTCACTGCCATCCTCGCAAATACCAGCTCCAGTTTCAACTGCAGCAAAGGTGATCCATAACCCATCACTGAACTATGTCTCTGTTTCATCCTTCAGTTGGGATCAAGACAATGACAAAGTGAAG ATTTATCTATCATTGGAAGGAGTAGATCAGGAGAAAATGGAGGCACATTTCAAGCCTACTTCTTTTGATGCCAAGTTTCATGATGTACATGGAAAGAACTATCGCTTCTCCTTGCCGAAATTGAACAAAGAGATTGTACCTGAGAAATGTAAGGTGCTTGTGAAACCCACAAGGGTTGTCATCACCTTGGCCAAAGCCTCCAAAGGGAACTGGTTGGATTTGCATTACAAAGAGGACAAG TTCAAGCCAAATTTGGACAAAGAAAAAGATCCCATGGCAGGaattatggatttgatgaag AACATGTATGAGGACGGTGATGAGGAAATGAAGAAGACGATTGCAAAAGCCTGGACCGATGCTAGATCTGGCAAGGCAACTGATCCATTGAAACGCTACACCTGA